In the genome of Mucisphaera calidilacus, one region contains:
- the cysC gene encoding adenylyl-sulfate kinase, protein MTEHKATNVTFHHGSVTRDDRAALLRHKGATLWFTGLSGSGKSTVAVAVEAELTRRRRLCYRLDGDNIRMGLNANLGFSEEDRVENIRRIGEVARLFADAGLIVLSSFISPFRADRDRVRQLHDEHGLPFIEVYIDVSLKTAEARDPKGLYKKARAGAIKDFTGISSPYEPPEQPELTLTTDTMSLEDETAAVIAALEAQGIIPA, encoded by the coding sequence ATGACCGAGCACAAAGCCACCAACGTCACCTTTCACCACGGCAGCGTCACCCGCGACGACCGCGCTGCGCTCCTGAGACACAAGGGCGCCACCCTCTGGTTCACAGGACTCTCCGGCTCGGGCAAGTCAACCGTCGCCGTCGCCGTCGAAGCCGAACTCACCCGACGCCGCCGGCTCTGCTACCGGCTCGATGGCGACAACATCCGCATGGGCCTCAACGCCAACCTCGGCTTCTCCGAAGAAGACCGTGTCGAGAACATCCGACGCATCGGCGAGGTCGCACGCCTCTTCGCCGACGCCGGCCTGATCGTCCTCTCCTCGTTCATCAGCCCCTTCCGTGCCGACCGCGACCGGGTGCGCCAACTCCACGACGAACACGGCCTGCCCTTTATCGAGGTCTACATCGACGTCTCCCTCAAGACCGCCGAGGCCCGCGACCCCAAGGGCCTCTACAAGAAAGCCCGCGCCGGCGCGATCAAAGATTTCACGGGCATCTCCTCACCCTACGAGCCGCCCGAACAGCCCGAACTCACCCTCACCACCGACACCATGTCACTCGAAGACGAGACCGCCGCCGTCATCGCAGCACTCGAAGCCCAGGGCATCATCCCCGCCTGA